From Bacteroidales bacterium, one genomic window encodes:
- a CDS encoding GWxTD domain-containing protein yields MNRHFFLLFIFLCSCVTTVYVPSVNLAENYDENFQSPLIDLSNFETKINSGKDSNVTALRFVFRHSSFLSKNENNQYQILLRVRVLLFRSMKKSAILDSFSFSHSLPINSSSPDTFIIIKYRPAFLYPIHALIEITDLHKNKTFQYVWFFEKLLYVNEKNHFPLCYNQRRIVSLYDTIKFYLEKQPTDFNITHCTFADFPDPPFAVSSPVWRVTSETSIQIKKDSTYLYSFIAEKEGLYVLRSASEDGIYAWLVTKKDFPMVNTYEAMAYPMRYITTQKEYDDLFQGENLAEKVEKFWLKLGGTEEMARQLIRRFYHRVVRANELFTNHVEGWKTDRGMIYVVMGPPGSVYRNDQSEIWVYGQENNWMSMQFRFIKREILPKLYEYVLERNSQYRDIWYNMIEIWRR; encoded by the coding sequence ATGAACAGGCATTTTTTTTTACTTTTCATTTTCTTATGTTCTTGCGTTACGACTGTTTATGTTCCTTCGGTAAATCTGGCTGAAAATTATGATGAAAATTTTCAGTCACCTTTGATTGATTTAAGTAACTTCGAAACTAAAATAAATTCTGGAAAGGATTCTAACGTTACGGCTTTGAGGTTTGTTTTTCGTCATTCTTCTTTTTTAAGTAAAAATGAAAATAATCAGTATCAAATTCTGCTAAGGGTAAGGGTGTTGCTTTTTCGGTCAATGAAAAAAAGCGCTATTCTTGATTCATTTAGTTTTTCTCATAGTTTACCCATAAATTCTTCATCACCCGATACATTCATCATTATAAAATATAGACCAGCTTTTCTTTATCCTATTCATGCCTTAATTGAAATAACTGATTTACACAAAAACAAAACTTTTCAATATGTGTGGTTTTTTGAAAAGTTGTTATACGTAAACGAAAAAAATCATTTTCCCTTATGTTACAATCAACGGAGAATCGTTTCATTATACGATACGATCAAGTTTTATTTAGAAAAACAGCCTACTGATTTTAACATTACTCATTGTACATTTGCTGATTTTCCAGATCCACCATTTGCGGTATCTTCTCCAGTGTGGAGAGTTACATCGGAAACTTCTATTCAGATTAAAAAAGATAGCACGTATTTATATAGCTTTATTGCAGAGAAAGAAGGCTTGTATGTTTTAAGATCAGCTTCGGAAGATGGAATATATGCTTGGCTTGTAACCAAAAAAGACTTTCCTATGGTGAATACATACGAAGCAATGGCATATCCCATGCGATACATAACGACTCAGAAAGAATATGATGATTTGTTTCAGGGTGAAAATTTAGCAGAAAAAGTGGAAAAATTCTGGTTAAAATTGGGAGGTACGGAAGAAATGGCTCGCCAGCTCATTCGTCGTTTTTATCATCGAGTAGTCAGAGCCAATGAGCTTTTTACCAACCACGTGGAGGGATGGAAAACGGACAGAGGTATGATCTATGTGGTCATGGGGCCTCCAGGAAGTGTGTACAGAAATGATCAAAGTGAGATATGGGTCTACGGACAGGAAAACAATTGGATGTCTATGCAATTTAGGTTTATCAAAAGAGAAATCCTACCGAAACTCTACGAGTACGTGTTGGAAAGAAATTCTCAATACAGGGATATTTGGTATAATATGATAGAAATCTGGAGAAGATGA
- a CDS encoding tetratricopeptide repeat protein, which yields MKNLVYFVVVLINVIRAQTPTQTANAYYDAGLDKMKKGWLKEAIADFTKCIEISPYYYEAYTQRGKCYFDLGKKNEALQDYETSLQKRKDYYLTFFYRSLYYRDAQKKDLAYQDISKSIELAPRFKDAYGTRIQWYMEDQKYDEALRDITKIQELDDQLSWEVMKGKIFFLQGKDQQAFDQFSLIIGKNPSMADAWYHRGILFMKKEEWQNAFDDLKQAKKLGLNDSTLHIHLFNLSMKLEQYQDALNSANFLIGVNKKHSRYWLWRGLAFMKLQQHDSAIVSFNKAISLQPSYEEAYLRRAESKVLKGKETAAIADYNKVLQLNPKNAEAYESRGVYFFDKKQYDKALEDLNNAVKYGAGGRAYFYRGAIKDMQGDSKGACLDLKKAVDLKYPGADKAYERACGMSK from the coding sequence ATGAAAAACCTTGTCTACTTTGTTGTTGTTTTAATCAATGTCATACGGGCACAAACACCTACGCAAACTGCTAATGCCTATTATGATGCTGGTCTCGACAAGATGAAGAAAGGATGGCTTAAAGAAGCTATAGCTGATTTTACCAAATGCATCGAAATCAGCCCATATTATTATGAGGCATATACTCAACGAGGTAAATGCTATTTTGATCTTGGTAAAAAAAATGAAGCTCTACAAGATTACGAAACTTCATTGCAAAAACGTAAGGATTATTATCTGACATTTTTCTATCGTTCTCTTTATTATCGTGATGCTCAAAAAAAAGATTTAGCCTATCAGGATATTTCGAAATCCATCGAATTAGCTCCTCGATTTAAGGATGCTTATGGGACTCGTATTCAATGGTACATGGAAGATCAAAAATATGATGAAGCTTTGAGAGACATTACTAAAATACAAGAATTGGATGATCAGCTTTCGTGGGAAGTGATGAAAGGAAAGATCTTTTTTTTGCAGGGGAAAGATCAACAAGCTTTTGATCAGTTTTCCTTAATAATTGGAAAAAACCCTTCTATGGCAGATGCATGGTACCACCGTGGCATACTGTTCATGAAAAAAGAAGAGTGGCAGAATGCTTTTGACGATCTGAAGCAAGCTAAAAAACTTGGATTGAATGATAGTACTTTACACATACATTTATTTAACCTTTCTATGAAGCTTGAGCAGTATCAGGATGCTTTAAATTCAGCCAATTTTTTAATAGGTGTCAATAAAAAACATTCTCGATATTGGTTATGGCGAGGCTTGGCTTTTATGAAATTGCAACAACACGATTCAGCCATCGTTTCCTTCAATAAAGCCATCTCTTTGCAGCCATCTTATGAGGAAGCATATCTTCGAAGAGCTGAAAGTAAAGTGCTTAAAGGAAAGGAAACAGCAGCTATTGCTGACTACAACAAGGTTCTTCAGCTTAATCCGAAAAATGCTGAAGCTTACGAGAGTCGTGGCGTCTATTTTTTCGACAAAAAACAATACGACAAAGCTCTCGAAGACCTAAACAATGCCGTAAAGTACGGAGCAGGAGGTAGAGCCTACTTTTATAGGGGTGCTATCAAAGATATGCAGGGTGATTCAAAGGGAGCATGTCTTGATCTGAAAAAAGCTGTCGATTTAAAGTATCCTGGAGCAGACAAAGCGTATGAAAGAGCCTGTGGAATGAGTAAATAA
- the recR gene encoding recombination mediator RecR → MNLNDLPSKVLQKAVEDLSRLPGIGYRTALRLALHILRQDKALARSLAKSIHDLRENIQYCRICHNISDEEICSICSNPNRHRDILCVVQDVRDVIAIERTQEYKGLYHVLGGLISPLDGITPTMLHLSTLFERIQTGEIREIILALPATIEGDNTSFFIYQQLMNVPIQFTTISRGISVGDELDYMDELTLAQSIKQRIPYQFHAKTLNK, encoded by the coding sequence ATGAACCTTAATGATTTGCCATCAAAAGTATTGCAGAAAGCTGTAGAGGATTTATCTCGCTTACCTGGTATAGGTTATCGAACAGCTCTTAGATTGGCTTTGCACATCTTACGACAAGATAAAGCTCTTGCTCGTTCCCTTGCTAAATCTATTCATGATTTAAGAGAAAATATACAGTATTGTAGAATTTGTCATAACATCAGTGATGAAGAAATATGTTCTATTTGTTCCAATCCCAATCGCCATAGGGATATCTTGTGTGTCGTGCAAGATGTTAGAGATGTAATAGCTATCGAACGAACTCAAGAATACAAAGGTTTGTATCATGTCCTCGGGGGTCTTATTTCTCCTCTCGATGGCATTACTCCCACCATGTTGCACTTATCCACTCTGTTTGAAAGGATACAAACTGGAGAAATCAGAGAAATTATTCTTGCTTTGCCAGCAACCATCGAAGGTGATAATACGAGTTTTTTTATTTATCAGCAATTAATGAATGTTCCCATTCAATTTACTACCATTTCAAGAGGAATTTCAGTTGGGGATGAATTGGATTACATGGATGAACTTACACTTGCTCAGAGCATTAAACAACGCATACCTTATCAGTTTCATGCTAAAACGCTCAATAAATGA
- the rlmB gene encoding 23S rRNA (guanosine(2251)-2'-O)-methyltransferase RlmB, with the protein MKTENLIYGFHSVLEALESDALIDQIFIARGLEKKLILRKILELAKEKKVVVKEVPIEKLYSLTQKNHQGIVATLTQITYASLEELVIRTYEKGENHLFVILDKITDVRNFGAIARSCEATGVTGIIIPERNSVSVTSDAIQASAGALLHVPVARSSNLISAVKYLQKSGIKVYATTDKANKTYYRENFTLPVAFIFGNEERGISPELMKISDDWISIPMLGHVESLNVSVSAGIILYEVIRQRVTEE; encoded by the coding sequence ATGAAAACAGAAAATTTAATTTATGGGTTTCATAGTGTTTTAGAAGCTTTGGAAAGTGACGCTCTCATAGATCAAATTTTTATTGCCCGTGGTCTTGAAAAAAAATTGATTCTCCGAAAAATTCTTGAACTTGCTAAAGAAAAAAAAGTAGTTGTTAAAGAAGTTCCCATTGAAAAATTATATTCTTTAACACAAAAGAATCATCAAGGAATCGTTGCAACACTTACGCAAATTACATACGCCTCGCTCGAGGAATTGGTTATACGTACTTACGAAAAAGGAGAAAACCATTTATTTGTTATTTTGGATAAAATAACAGATGTTAGAAATTTTGGTGCCATTGCACGAAGTTGTGAAGCCACAGGTGTAACAGGAATTATCATACCTGAGAGAAACAGTGTATCTGTTACTTCGGATGCGATTCAGGCCAGTGCCGGTGCTTTGTTGCATGTTCCAGTTGCACGTAGTTCAAATCTTATATCAGCGGTAAAGTATTTGCAAAAAAGTGGCATAAAAGTGTATGCCACAACTGATAAGGCTAATAAGACTTATTATCGGGAAAACTTTACTTTACCTGTGGCATTTATCTTCGGCAATGAGGAAAGAGGAATTTCTCCAGAGTTGATGAAAATTTCAGACGACTGGATTAGCATTCCAATGCTTGGGCACGTAGAATCGCTTAATGTTTCGGTTAGTGCTGGTATTATCCTATATGAGGTTATTCGTCAGAGAGTTACGGAAGAATAA